The proteins below are encoded in one region of Clostridium estertheticum:
- a CDS encoding response regulator transcription factor, translated as MNRLLLVEDDESLALGIEFSLKDGGYEVFRTSTVEGGKTLFHMEPVDLILLDVNLPDGNGYELCKYIRESSEVPIIFLTALDDEVNIVQGLEIGGDDYITKPFRVRELLSRIKVAIRRNTKNMSVENSMKSGSIFVDNIKGTVRKNGEVINLTAQEYKLLLIFMNKPNVLMKRDEILSELLEGDDPFFDENTLSVYIKRIRDKIEDIPRQPEYIVNKRGLGYKWNKDVG; from the coding sequence ATGAATAGATTATTATTAGTTGAAGATGATGAATCATTGGCACTTGGTATAGAATTTTCTCTAAAAGATGGGGGATATGAGGTTTTTAGAACATCCACAGTAGAAGGTGGAAAGACTTTGTTTCATATGGAACCAGTTGATTTGATTTTATTAGACGTTAACTTGCCAGATGGAAACGGATATGAATTATGTAAGTATATAAGAGAAAGTAGTGAGGTTCCTATTATATTTTTAACAGCTCTCGATGATGAGGTTAATATAGTCCAAGGCCTTGAAATTGGTGGCGATGATTATATAACAAAACCTTTTCGTGTAAGGGAGCTTTTATCAAGAATAAAGGTTGCTATTAGGCGTAACACTAAAAATATGTCTGTAGAAAACTCGATGAAAAGTGGAAGCATATTTGTTGATAATATAAAAGGAACAGTAAGAAAAAATGGGGAAGTCATAAATCTAACGGCTCAAGAATACAAGCTTTTATTAATATTTATGAATAAGCCTAATGTTTTGATGAAAAGAGATGAAATATTGAGTGAATTATTAGAAGGGGATGACCCTTTTTTTGATGAAAATACTCTATCAGTTTATATTAAAAGGATAAGAGATAAAATAGAGGATATTCCAAGGCAGCCAGAGTATATAGTAAATAAACGTGGACTAGGGTATAAGTGGAATAAGGATGTGGGGTAG